In the Pantoea sp. CCBC3-3-1 genome, AATAGTATATTCGTCTAAAAACCCAACAACATCAGGGGAATGAGTTGCAAAAATTATTTGAGTATTTTTATTTATACTAGTTACTGCAGCTACAAGGTTTTCTTGCCAGGTAACATGTAGGGATAGCTCTGGCTCATCGGCTATATATATACAATCTTTCTCATCTTGCAACAGCGCCTCGCCTAAATTATAAGAATCTGCTTTTCTCCTGAAGATAGATCTTCAAGTGTCACTTCTCTTTTATTGTAACTTTCAACGACCAGTTCATTAGATGCAGATATGTAAAATGTTTTTCTACCATTAAATATTGAGTTTAATACCTCTACAAAA is a window encoding:
- a CDS encoding AAA family ATPase, which gives rise to MQDEKDCIYIADEPELSLHVTWQENLVAAVTSINKNTQIIFATHSPDVVGFLDEYTIDMAEAIQ